One window of Nocardia sp. NBC_00508 genomic DNA carries:
- a CDS encoding helix-turn-helix domain-containing protein, translating to MRSAGLRRPMSPELYDQPYVRDALAAYDFGIVFTAIREYTGLSQTQLGALLDLGQPRVSAVERGERRIGHVKVVARMASRLGIPPHLLGFPVEGGGSLSMKEVSWVDRRDFLVLVTAATLGSNLHPELARLGNSLPGDSMPSIRTRLGAADIDAIEAISEGFRRWDMAHGGGFCRAAAFAQVHQVRALENADCTSDVRTRYWIAAAGLAATAAWLAYDVEDHDSARRLWAYALDATYRGQDHPRSTDLAVTILLDMTHQSLHLWRPDSPDDDAGRRRQEALALARLASTTAGSRKHPVSTMTAGYISAVTAWCWAALGEAEQMRRAMGTAEDLYGVASVDNTPPWASFVTHAEITAQQGHSYYLLSLTDSTAAPAAIEQLTAAINGHAIEHARSRAVALPTLAGAYLQAGDYDSAATCGRDAISAVAALSSERCCTRLRHLDTIAARYDRNPSVADMREEIRMVTPLAL from the coding sequence ATGCGTTCTGCCGGGCTGCGCCGACCGATGTCGCCGGAGTTGTATGACCAGCCATACGTGAGGGATGCGTTGGCAGCCTATGACTTCGGCATAGTGTTCACGGCGATCCGCGAGTACACGGGTCTCAGTCAGACGCAACTTGGTGCGCTGCTCGATCTGGGCCAACCACGAGTATCGGCGGTCGAACGCGGTGAACGTCGGATCGGGCATGTCAAGGTGGTGGCGCGGATGGCGTCACGACTGGGAATTCCACCACATCTCCTGGGCTTTCCCGTCGAAGGCGGCGGTAGCCTTTCGATGAAGGAGGTGAGTTGGGTGGACCGACGGGATTTTCTGGTCCTGGTAACCGCCGCCACGCTCGGCTCCAACCTGCACCCGGAACTGGCTCGGCTGGGCAATAGCCTGCCTGGCGATTCGATGCCCAGTATTCGAACCCGTCTCGGGGCGGCCGACATCGACGCGATCGAAGCCATCAGTGAGGGATTCCGGCGTTGGGATATGGCCCACGGTGGTGGATTCTGCCGGGCAGCTGCATTTGCGCAGGTACACCAGGTTCGTGCGCTCGAGAACGCCGATTGCACTTCCGACGTGCGGACGCGGTATTGGATTGCTGCGGCGGGGCTCGCCGCGACCGCCGCTTGGCTGGCGTATGACGTCGAGGATCACGATTCGGCGCGCCGATTGTGGGCGTATGCGCTTGATGCTACGTACAGGGGACAGGACCACCCGCGCAGCACCGATCTGGCGGTGACCATCCTGCTGGACATGACCCACCAGTCATTGCACCTGTGGCGGCCTGACTCGCCCGACGACGATGCTGGTCGGCGCCGCCAAGAGGCGCTGGCGCTCGCGCGACTTGCCTCGACAACCGCTGGCAGCCGGAAGCATCCGGTCAGCACGATGACGGCGGGATACATTTCGGCCGTGACCGCGTGGTGCTGGGCGGCGCTCGGTGAGGCTGAACAGATGCGGCGGGCAATGGGCACGGCCGAGGACCTCTATGGAGTCGCCAGTGTCGACAACACTCCGCCATGGGCGTCGTTCGTCACGCATGCGGAAATTACTGCGCAGCAAGGACACTCGTACTACCTACTGTCGTTGACTGATTCGACTGCCGCGCCCGCGGCCATAGAGCAACTGACTGCTGCGATCAACGGACACGCGATTGAGCATGCCCGGAGTCGTGCCGTAGCGTTGCCGACGCTCGCTGGTGCATACCTCCAGGCTGGTGACTACGACAGCGCGGCGACCTGTGGCCGTGACGCGATCAGCGCGGTTGCGGCGCTGTCATCAGAACGCTGCTGCACGCGGCTGCGTCACCTCGATACCATCGCCGCTCGCTACGATCGCAACCCTTCGGTCGCTGACATGCGTGAGGAGATCCGCATGGTTACTCCTCTCGCGCTGTGA
- a CDS encoding phosphotransferase family protein produces MVVRLAPDTDLRRARASTSVAITRWLNERDGEPIGLCPLPCEQPVITAGAVATFWPYCPTRTPATSTDIAIVLRWLHRLPRPPLPVPEYRPLHRLHEALALDASRALPVLNVDDRVWIATRAEELVNAYHAAEFPLGYGLIHADAHSENAVQTDRGFVLIDWDQCCIGPRELDLVSGLPDHFHEPENGRRRFLDAYGYDLLAWSKWHLLRDIAELHSVGAYIRLAPDKPAAAEQLRVRILSLRSGDRKVRWTAVS; encoded by the coding sequence GTGGTTGTGCGGCTCGCTCCGGACACAGACCTTCGGCGGGCACGCGCTAGCACGAGCGTCGCCATCACACGGTGGCTGAACGAACGTGACGGTGAGCCGATCGGGCTATGCCCTCTTCCCTGTGAGCAACCCGTCATCACGGCCGGGGCGGTCGCCACCTTCTGGCCATACTGTCCGACACGCACGCCCGCAACGTCGACGGACATCGCTATCGTGCTCCGGTGGTTACACCGTCTGCCGCGCCCACCTTTGCCGGTGCCCGAATACAGACCGTTGCATCGGTTGCATGAGGCGCTGGCCTTGGATGCCAGCAGGGCGCTCCCCGTACTGAACGTCGATGACCGTGTATGGATCGCCACCCGCGCCGAAGAACTCGTCAACGCCTACCATGCCGCCGAATTTCCCCTGGGGTACGGCTTGATCCACGCTGACGCGCACTCCGAGAACGCCGTCCAGACCGACCGCGGGTTTGTCCTGATCGACTGGGACCAGTGCTGCATCGGTCCACGGGAACTGGATCTGGTCAGCGGGCTACCTGATCATTTTCATGAGCCGGAGAACGGCCGACGTCGGTTCCTCGACGCCTACGGATACGACCTTCTGGCTTGGTCGAAGTGGCACCTGCTCCGTGACATCGCCGAACTGCACTCTGTCGGCGCGTATATCCGGCTGGCGCCTGACAAGCCCGCGGCAGCCGAACAGCTCAGGGTACGGATCTTGTCCCTGCGCAGCGGGGATCGCAAGGTGCGGTGGACGGCGGTGTCGTGA
- a CDS encoding ABC transporter permease subunit, which produces MADLLPFVIAGIVSGSVYGLAAVGLVLTYKTSGVFNFAHGAMATVSAYGFYTLHVINGLAWQLAAAICVLGIGPAMGMALELLARVVDQATVELRIAATVGILLVVQAGVTLYYGQTTTRIVPIFLPQGGFAAFGVQVQWSDVATFGVAVLATAALSAALRFTRCGVAMRAVVGNAPLLDLAGTSPVSTRRWAWCVGTGLASLSGVLFAPLMPLDPMQLTLLVVQAFGAAAIGRFTSLPWSFGGGLLIGVFAALATRYFTTGLAAGVPAALPFLALFLVLLVMPRRFLLDRDRVVRRIRSGWTAPPTLQSIGGVVVLVVLALVPSFAGIHLTDWTVALAMTLVFLSLGLLVRTSGQVSLCHVAFTAIGACAFSHFAVDWRWPWPLALLACGLAVVPIGAVLSIPAIRLSGLYLALATFGFGVVLQMMFYSQPYMFGTSGLGLPMPRPSVFGLDSDPSFYRLVLVLATIGTLIVVALDKSRLGGLLRGLAESPTALRTNGVSIEVTRVLVFCVSAFLAALGGALAGMAQTTASATNYQPLLSVTYFAVIVIMVGREPWYSLLAAVALILVPSYVPVAGMSLWLQVLFGILVVLRAATASRLEVPGPIRSWLDSAFRRKRSVAVVAVEPSTSQPSALLEVRDLSVRFGGVVAVDGLSFEARTGRITGLIGPNGAGKTTTFDACTGLVQANAGEVRLQDRVISRVSTSRRARLGIGRTFQRTELFDSLTVAENVAMGAEGPLAGANPLAQLFAAHGHARRVRAAAASAMALCGIESIKDSRVGALSTGQRRLVELARCLAGPYRILLLDEPSAGLDRAETARFGQILRHVVAERGVGIVLVEHDMSLVLEICEEIFVLDFGRLIFRGSPAQVRASEVVQHAYLGVPVTGENRLKEPVA; this is translated from the coding sequence GTGGCAGATCTCTTGCCGTTCGTGATCGCGGGAATCGTATCCGGCTCGGTTTATGGGCTGGCCGCGGTGGGTTTGGTGCTCACCTACAAGACGTCGGGAGTGTTCAATTTCGCCCACGGTGCCATGGCTACGGTGTCGGCGTACGGGTTCTACACGTTGCATGTCATCAATGGGCTTGCTTGGCAGCTCGCCGCGGCCATCTGTGTTCTCGGTATCGGTCCGGCCATGGGGATGGCGCTGGAGTTGCTGGCCCGCGTTGTCGACCAGGCGACAGTGGAACTGCGGATCGCCGCGACCGTCGGGATTCTGCTGGTTGTCCAGGCGGGGGTGACTCTGTACTACGGGCAGACGACGACGCGCATAGTTCCGATCTTCCTGCCGCAAGGCGGATTCGCCGCCTTCGGTGTGCAGGTGCAGTGGTCGGATGTCGCCACGTTCGGGGTCGCGGTACTCGCGACCGCCGCGCTCTCGGCCGCGCTGCGGTTCACGCGGTGTGGTGTCGCGATGCGCGCGGTCGTCGGGAACGCGCCGTTGCTGGATCTGGCCGGGACCAGCCCGGTGAGCACTCGGCGATGGGCCTGGTGTGTCGGCACCGGTCTGGCGTCGCTGTCCGGGGTGTTGTTCGCGCCGTTGATGCCGCTCGATCCCATGCAGCTGACGTTGCTGGTCGTCCAGGCGTTCGGAGCGGCGGCCATCGGCCGGTTCACCAGTCTGCCATGGAGCTTCGGCGGTGGACTGCTCATCGGGGTGTTCGCCGCCCTGGCTACCCGCTACTTCACCACCGGGCTGGCCGCGGGAGTTCCCGCCGCATTGCCGTTCCTGGCGTTGTTCCTCGTGCTGCTCGTCATGCCGCGTCGCTTCCTGCTGGACCGGGATCGGGTGGTCCGGCGTATCCGATCCGGCTGGACTGCTCCGCCGACGTTGCAATCCATTGGCGGGGTGGTGGTGTTGGTCGTGCTGGCGCTGGTTCCGTCGTTCGCGGGCATCCACCTGACGGATTGGACTGTGGCGCTGGCGATGACGCTCGTCTTCCTCTCGCTCGGTCTGCTGGTTCGCACGTCCGGTCAAGTCTCGCTGTGTCACGTGGCTTTCACCGCGATCGGCGCCTGCGCGTTCTCGCACTTCGCGGTCGACTGGCGGTGGCCGTGGCCGCTCGCTCTCCTCGCCTGTGGTCTGGCGGTCGTGCCGATCGGTGCGGTGTTGTCGATTCCGGCCATTCGGCTCAGCGGCCTGTATCTGGCGTTGGCGACCTTCGGATTCGGCGTCGTGCTCCAGATGATGTTCTACAGCCAGCCCTATATGTTCGGCACCAGCGGTCTCGGCCTGCCGATGCCGCGCCCCAGCGTATTCGGACTGGACTCTGACCCGTCCTTCTACCGTCTCGTGCTGGTACTGGCCACGATCGGCACGCTGATAGTGGTGGCGTTGGACAAGAGCAGGCTCGGAGGATTGCTCCGGGGTCTGGCCGAATCGCCGACCGCGCTGCGGACCAACGGTGTCTCGATCGAGGTCACCCGCGTTCTCGTCTTCTGCGTGTCGGCGTTCCTCGCGGCGTTGGGTGGCGCACTCGCAGGAATGGCCCAGACCACTGCCTCGGCGACCAACTACCAGCCGCTACTGTCGGTCACCTATTTCGCGGTCATTGTCATCATGGTGGGCCGGGAGCCGTGGTATTCGCTGCTGGCCGCGGTCGCGCTCATCCTGGTGCCGTCCTACGTCCCCGTCGCAGGCATGTCGCTGTGGCTCCAGGTCCTGTTCGGCATCCTGGTGGTGCTCCGTGCCGCCACCGCGAGCCGCCTGGAGGTTCCCGGACCGATCCGGTCCTGGCTGGACAGCGCGTTTCGCCGCAAGCGGTCGGTGGCGGTTGTCGCGGTGGAGCCATCCACGAGCCAGCCCTCGGCGCTGCTGGAGGTGCGGGATCTTTCGGTCCGCTTCGGCGGCGTGGTGGCCGTCGACGGCCTCTCGTTCGAGGCGCGTACCGGGCGGATCACCGGACTCATCGGCCCGAACGGTGCGGGAAAGACGACGACGTTCGACGCCTGCACCGGTCTCGTCCAGGCCAACGCCGGCGAGGTGCGACTGCAGGACCGGGTGATCAGTCGAGTCTCGACGTCCCGCCGGGCGCGGCTCGGCATCGGGCGAACCTTTCAGCGGACGGAGCTGTTCGATTCCCTTACCGTGGCCGAAAACGTCGCGATGGGAGCCGAAGGCCCACTCGCCGGGGCGAATCCGCTGGCCCAACTGTTCGCGGCCCACGGACATGCCCGGAGGGTGCGCGCCGCGGCGGCTTCCGCTATGGCGTTGTGCGGTATCGAATCCATCAAGGATTCTCGCGTCGGCGCACTGTCCACCGGGCAGCGAAGACTGGTCGAACTCGCGCGATGTCTTGCCGGGCCGTACCGGATCCTGTTGCTCGACGAGCCGAGCGCGGGTCTCGATCGTGCGGAGACCGCGCGCTTCGGGCAGATTCTTCGGCATGTCGTCGCCGAACGCGGCGTCGGAATCGTCCTGGTAGAGCACGACATGTCGCTGGTGCTGGAGATCTGCGAGGAGATCTTCGTACTCGATTTCGGTCGCCTGATATTCCGGGGCTCGCCCGCGCAGGTCCGGGCTTCGGAGGTGGTGCAGCACGCCTATCTCGGCGTACCGGTCACGGGCGAGAACCGGCTGAAGGAACCTGTAGCATGA
- a CDS encoding ABC transporter ATP-binding protein produces the protein MTGQGKEAAAQDPGACAKGHSATGTDFALELRSITAGYGSTMVLHDVDLAVPPRSVVALLGPNGAGKSTLLRVASGLLRARSGTVSIGGADLTRARPARRARAGLCLIPEGRGVFADLTVRENLRLLTPPWRRVSTDDVLDVFPALRAKLDQRAGSLSGGQQQMLALGRAWLADPAVVLLDEVSMGLAPLVVDEIFVALGELRTTGAAIVLVEQYVDHALTMADHVVLLSRGTVAFAGPAAGIDRDVVLQNYLGVDGGHTDLPASPAGHPSGTAAGPWA, from the coding sequence ATGACCGGCCAGGGCAAGGAGGCCGCAGCTCAGGATCCCGGGGCATGCGCAAAGGGACACAGCGCGACCGGCACCGATTTCGCACTCGAATTGCGCTCGATCACCGCGGGATACGGCTCGACGATGGTGCTCCACGACGTCGACCTGGCCGTTCCACCTCGCTCGGTCGTGGCGTTGCTCGGACCGAACGGCGCCGGAAAGTCGACGCTGCTCAGGGTGGCCTCCGGGCTACTGCGGGCGCGATCGGGAACCGTGTCGATCGGCGGAGCAGATCTGACCCGCGCTCGCCCGGCACGACGCGCCCGCGCCGGTTTGTGCCTGATCCCCGAGGGCCGAGGTGTGTTCGCGGACTTGACGGTCCGGGAGAACCTGCGCCTGCTGACGCCGCCGTGGCGCCGAGTCAGCACCGATGACGTGCTCGATGTCTTCCCCGCGCTGCGGGCGAAGCTCGATCAGCGGGCAGGTTCCCTGTCGGGCGGGCAGCAGCAGATGCTGGCACTGGGGCGCGCCTGGCTGGCCGATCCGGCGGTTGTCCTGCTCGACGAGGTGTCCATGGGCCTGGCTCCGCTGGTCGTGGACGAGATCTTCGTGGCCCTTGGCGAATTGCGCACCACGGGCGCGGCGATTGTGCTGGTCGAACAGTACGTCGACCACGCGCTCACGATGGCCGATCACGTGGTGTTGCTCAGCCGCGGCACCGTCGCGTTCGCCGGACCCGCCGCAGGGATCGACCGAGATGTCGTGCTGCAGAACTATCTCGGCGTCGACGGGGGACACACAGACTTGCCGGCATCGCCGGCGGGACACCCATCCGGAACCGCGGCCGGGCCATGGGCGTAG
- a CDS encoding ABC transporter substrate-binding protein, with translation MRKRRFLWCVAPILAAALALTSCSADSTSDGAKTVGPVKVSDGGLKGDPIVIGSICSCTGPAAGSVGRSSDVLQAWASWVNDRGGINGHPVKLITYDDQQNPTTALAVAKKLVEEDKVVAIVGQTSLVSSSWQSYVDSKGIPVIGGQPVDAPFITDPNFFASGTTLPVLMLGEVAQAKKAGAKKLGVYYCAEIPVCEQLPQMVKPMAEQAGLGFASEKVAIAAPNYIAPCLAFKEKGVDAVFPGVSVEAISRIAASCAQQGYKPIQAPTGVSLQKAWATDPNFEGSIFAGSNALYTDESIPAIKDFNDALAEYIPGLRDGADFSSPLLWPWAGGQLFLAAAKAAGLSPSSTSADVIKGLRALRDETLGGLAPPLTFPEGKPAFPMCYFTGNTKGGAFHSDNGGKPTCIDDATAAALMKALAPS, from the coding sequence ATGAGGAAGAGAAGGTTTCTGTGGTGCGTGGCGCCGATACTGGCGGCAGCGCTCGCGCTCACGTCGTGTTCCGCCGACTCGACGAGCGACGGGGCCAAAACCGTTGGCCCGGTGAAAGTGTCCGACGGCGGGCTGAAAGGCGATCCGATCGTCATCGGGTCGATTTGCAGCTGCACCGGCCCCGCCGCCGGATCGGTGGGGCGCAGCAGCGATGTGCTGCAGGCGTGGGCGTCATGGGTCAACGATCGTGGCGGAATCAATGGGCACCCGGTCAAGCTCATCACCTACGACGACCAGCAGAATCCGACGACGGCGCTGGCTGTGGCGAAGAAACTGGTCGAAGAGGACAAGGTGGTCGCCATCGTCGGCCAAACCAGCCTGGTCAGTTCGAGTTGGCAAAGCTACGTCGACAGCAAGGGCATTCCGGTCATCGGCGGACAGCCGGTCGATGCCCCGTTCATCACCGATCCGAACTTCTTCGCCTCCGGAACTACGCTGCCGGTGCTGATGCTGGGCGAAGTCGCCCAGGCCAAGAAGGCGGGTGCGAAGAAACTCGGCGTCTACTATTGCGCCGAGATCCCGGTCTGCGAGCAGCTACCGCAGATGGTGAAGCCGATGGCCGAACAGGCCGGTCTGGGATTCGCTTCGGAGAAAGTCGCGATTGCGGCGCCGAACTACATCGCGCCCTGCCTGGCATTCAAGGAAAAGGGTGTCGACGCCGTATTCCCCGGCGTCTCGGTCGAGGCGATTTCGCGGATCGCGGCATCCTGTGCGCAGCAAGGTTACAAACCGATTCAGGCTCCTACCGGTGTCAGCCTGCAGAAGGCGTGGGCCACGGACCCGAACTTCGAGGGCAGCATCTTCGCAGGCTCCAATGCGCTCTACACCGACGAATCGATTCCGGCGATCAAGGATTTCAATGACGCTCTCGCCGAGTACATTCCCGGCCTTCGGGATGGCGCGGACTTCAGCTCACCACTGCTGTGGCCGTGGGCAGGCGGGCAGCTCTTCCTGGCGGCGGCCAAAGCTGCCGGCCTCTCGCCGTCATCGACGAGCGCGGATGTGATCAAAGGGCTGCGCGCACTGCGCGACGAGACCCTCGGAGGCCTCGCTCCGCCGCTGACCTTCCCGGAAGGCAAACCGGCGTTTCCGATGTGCTACTTCACCGGAAACACCAAAGGCGGTGCATTCCACTCCGACAACGGTGGTAAGCCGACGTGCATCGACGACGCTACCGCTGCTGCGCTGATGAAGGCGCTCGCGCCGTCCTGA
- a CDS encoding multifunctional oxoglutarate decarboxylase/oxoglutarate dehydrogenase thiamine pyrophosphate-binding subunit/dihydrolipoyllysine-residue succinyltransferase subunit, whose amino-acid sequence MYQKFKQDPSSVDESWHEFLADYTPEASGDSGNSQTAPAPAQAAAPAPVTPAPKPAAATPAPAPAPTPAAPKAPAPAATKPAPAAPKPAAVTARTPQTTPAPTSNAAPTSGPKQADTATDESKVLRGAAAAVAKNMAASLSIPTATSVRAIPAKLMIDNRLVINNHLARTRGGKISFTHLLGYAIVQAVKAFPNLNRHYAEIDGKPNAVTPAHTNLGLAIDLPGKDGNRALVVAAIKGCEAMTFGQFHTAYEDIVRRARDGKLTAEDFSGVTVSLTNPGTIGTVHSVPRLMNGQGAIIGAGAMEYPAEFQGMSDERIAELGVGKLMTLTSTYDHRIIQGAESGDFLRTIHTLLISDEFYDEIFHGLGVPYEPVRWRKDVRERGVDKSARVLEMIAAYRNRGHLMADTDPLRLVKDKFRSHPDLDVTQHGLTLWDLDRTFNVAGFHGQDQMKLRDVLSILRDAYCRHVGVEYTHILETEQLQWIQERTEQKHAKPTVAQQKYILNRLNAAEAFETFLQTKYVGQKRFSLEGAEAVIPMMDAVIDQCAEHSLDEVVIGMPHRGRLNVLANIVGKPYSKIFTEFEGNMNPAGAHGSGDVKYHLGAHGTYLQMFGDNEIEVSLTANPSHLEAVDPVLEGLVRAKQDLWDKGDGPEGYSVVPLMLHGDAAFAGQGVVAETLNLGGLRGYRVGGTIHIVVNNQIGFTTAPENSRSTEYSTDIAKFIGAPIFHVNGDDPEACDWVARLAVDFKQKFRKDVVIDMICYRRRGHNEGDDPSMTQPYMYDVIDTKRSVRKAYTESLIGRGDISLKEAEDALRDYQGQLERVFNEVRELEKYSPEPSESVEGDQPVPATVVTAVDKAVLQRIGDAFLNVPDGFNVHPRVKPVLEKRREMAYEGKVDWAFAELLAFGTLIDEGRAVRLTGQDSRRGTFTQRHAVIIDRKTAEEYTPLHNIGSENPGWFAVHDSALSEFAAVGFEYGYSLGNPEALVLWEAQFGDFVNGAQSIIDEFISSGEAKWGQLSDVVLLLPHGHEGQGPDHTSGRIERFLLLCAEGSMTVAVPSTPANYFHLLRRHQLDGIRRPLIVFTPKSMLRNKAVVSDLKDFTESKFRSVFDEPAYEQGIGDRGKVKRVLLTSGKLYYELAAEKAKQKREDVAIVRIEQLYPLPTYRLNEALAGYQNATDVVWVQEEPANQGAWPFFGLNLPEVLPARLGKLRRISRRAMSAPSSGSSKVHAVEQAEIIAEAFEPTA is encoded by the coding sequence ATGTATCAAAAGTTCAAACAGGATCCATCTTCCGTCGACGAGAGCTGGCATGAGTTCCTGGCCGACTACACGCCTGAGGCGAGCGGCGATTCCGGCAACAGCCAGACCGCCCCCGCGCCCGCGCAGGCCGCCGCTCCGGCTCCGGTCACCCCGGCCCCCAAGCCCGCTGCCGCCACGCCTGCGCCCGCCCCTGCCCCCACGCCCGCGGCCCCGAAAGCGCCCGCCCCGGCTGCCACCAAGCCCGCCCCGGCGGCTCCGAAGCCGGCCGCGGTGACCGCTCGCACCCCGCAGACCACCCCGGCACCGACCTCGAACGCCGCGCCGACCTCCGGCCCGAAGCAGGCCGACACCGCCACCGACGAGTCCAAGGTCCTGCGCGGCGCCGCCGCCGCGGTGGCGAAGAACATGGCCGCCTCGCTGAGCATCCCCACCGCGACCAGCGTGCGCGCGATCCCGGCCAAGTTGATGATCGACAACCGCCTGGTCATCAACAACCATCTCGCCCGCACCCGGGGCGGCAAGATCTCCTTCACCCACCTGCTCGGCTACGCCATCGTGCAGGCGGTCAAGGCGTTCCCGAACCTGAACCGGCACTACGCCGAGATCGACGGCAAGCCGAACGCGGTCACCCCCGCGCACACCAACCTCGGCCTCGCCATCGACCTGCCCGGCAAGGACGGCAACCGCGCACTGGTCGTCGCGGCCATCAAGGGTTGCGAGGCCATGACCTTCGGGCAGTTCCACACCGCCTACGAGGACATCGTCCGCCGGGCCCGAGACGGCAAGCTGACCGCCGAGGACTTCTCCGGCGTCACCGTCTCGCTGACCAACCCGGGCACCATCGGCACCGTGCACTCGGTGCCGCGCCTGATGAACGGCCAGGGCGCGATCATCGGTGCCGGCGCCATGGAGTACCCCGCCGAGTTCCAGGGCATGAGCGACGAGCGCATCGCCGAGCTGGGCGTCGGCAAGCTGATGACGCTCACCTCCACCTACGACCACCGCATCATCCAGGGCGCGGAGTCCGGTGACTTCCTGCGCACCATCCACACACTGCTGATCTCCGACGAGTTCTACGACGAGATCTTCCACGGCCTCGGCGTGCCGTACGAGCCGGTCCGCTGGCGCAAGGACGTCCGCGAGCGCGGCGTGGACAAGAGCGCCCGCGTGCTGGAGATGATCGCGGCGTACCGCAACCGCGGCCACCTGATGGCCGACACCGACCCGCTGCGGCTGGTCAAGGACAAGTTCCGCAGCCACCCGGACTTGGACGTCACCCAGCACGGCCTGACCTTGTGGGACCTGGACCGCACATTCAACGTGGCGGGCTTCCACGGCCAGGACCAGATGAAACTGCGCGACGTGCTGTCCATCCTGCGCGACGCCTACTGCCGCCACGTCGGCGTCGAGTACACCCACATCCTCGAAACCGAGCAGCTGCAGTGGATCCAGGAGCGGACCGAGCAGAAGCACGCGAAGCCGACTGTCGCGCAACAGAAGTACATCCTGAACCGACTGAACGCCGCAGAGGCCTTCGAGACCTTCCTGCAGACCAAGTACGTCGGACAGAAGCGCTTCTCGCTGGAAGGCGCCGAGGCCGTCATCCCGATGATGGACGCGGTGATCGACCAGTGCGCCGAACACAGCCTCGACGAGGTCGTCATCGGCATGCCGCACCGCGGTCGCCTCAACGTGCTGGCCAATATCGTCGGCAAGCCGTACTCGAAGATCTTCACCGAGTTCGAGGGCAACATGAACCCCGCGGGCGCGCACGGCTCGGGTGACGTGAAGTACCACCTCGGCGCGCACGGCACCTACCTGCAGATGTTCGGCGACAACGAGATCGAGGTCTCGCTCACCGCCAACCCCTCGCACCTGGAGGCGGTCGACCCGGTCCTGGAGGGCCTGGTCCGCGCGAAGCAAGACCTGTGGGACAAGGGCGACGGGCCGGAGGGCTACTCGGTCGTGCCGCTGATGCTGCACGGTGACGCCGCGTTCGCGGGTCAGGGCGTGGTCGCCGAGACGCTGAACCTGGGCGGCCTGCGCGGCTACCGGGTCGGCGGCACCATCCACATCGTGGTGAACAACCAGATCGGCTTCACCACCGCACCGGAGAACAGCCGCTCCACCGAGTACTCCACCGACATCGCGAAGTTCATCGGCGCGCCGATCTTCCATGTCAACGGCGACGACCCGGAGGCGTGCGACTGGGTGGCGCGCCTCGCGGTCGACTTCAAGCAGAAGTTCCGCAAGGACGTCGTGATCGACATGATCTGCTACCGCCGTCGCGGCCACAACGAGGGCGACGACCCGTCGATGACCCAGCCGTACATGTACGACGTCATCGACACCAAGCGCTCGGTCCGCAAGGCGTACACCGAGAGCCTGATCGGTCGTGGCGACATCTCGCTGAAAGAGGCCGAGGACGCGCTGCGCGACTACCAGGGCCAGCTGGAGCGGGTGTTCAACGAGGTCCGCGAGCTGGAGAAGTACTCGCCGGAACCGAGCGAGTCGGTCGAAGGCGACCAGCCGGTGCCCGCGACCGTCGTGACGGCCGTGGACAAGGCCGTCCTGCAGCGGATCGGCGACGCGTTCCTCAACGTGCCCGACGGCTTCAACGTGCACCCGCGCGTCAAGCCGGTGCTGGAGAAGCGCCGCGAGATGGCCTACGAGGGCAAGGTCGACTGGGCCTTCGCCGAGCTGCTCGCGTTCGGCACGCTGATCGACGAGGGTCGCGCGGTGCGCCTGACCGGTCAGGACTCCCGCCGCGGCACGTTCACCCAGCGGCACGCGGTGATCATCGACCGCAAGACCGCCGAGGAATACACCCCCCTGCACAACATCGGCAGCGAGAACCCTGGTTGGTTCGCGGTGCACGACTCGGCCCTGAGCGAATTCGCCGCCGTCGGTTTCGAATACGGCTACTCGCTGGGCAACCCCGAGGCACTGGTGTTGTGGGAGGCGCAGTTCGGTGACTTCGTCAACGGCGCGCAGTCGATCATCGACGAGTTCATCTCCTCCGGTGAGGCCAAGTGGGGCCAGCTCTCCGACGTGGTGCTGCTGCTGCCGCACGGCCACGAGGGCCAGGGCCCGGACCACACCTCCGGCCGCATCGAGCGCTTCCTGCTGCTGTGCGCGGAGGGCTCGATGACCGTCGCGGTGCCGTCCACCCCGGCGAACTACTTCCACCTGCTGCGCCGCCACCAGCTCGACGGCATCCGCCGCCCGCTGATCGTCTTCACCCCGAAGTCGATGCTGCGCAACAAGGCCGTGGTCTCGGATCTGAAGGACTTCACCGAGAGCAAGTTCCGCTCGGTCTTCGACGAACCCGCCTACGAGCAGGGCATCGGCGACCGCGGCAAGGTCAAGCGCGTCCTGTTGACCAGCGGCAAGCTGTACTACGAGCTGGCCGCCGAAAAGGCCAAGCAGAAGCGCGAAGACGTGGCGATCGTCCGCATCGAGCAGCTCTACCCACTGCCCACCTACCGCCTGAACGAGGCCCTCGCCGGCTACCAGAACGCCACCGACGTCGTCTGGGTCCAGGAGGAACCGGCCAACCAGGGCGCCTGGCCCTTCTTCGGCCTCAACCTCCCGGAAGTCCTCCCCGCCCGCCTCGGCAAACTCCGCCGCATCTCCCGCCGCGCCATGTCGGCCCCGTCCTCGGGGTCCAGCAAGGTCCACGCGGTCGAACAAGCGGAAATCATCGCCGAAGCGTTCGAGCCGACGGCATAG